Proteins found in one Myxococcaceae bacterium JPH2 genomic segment:
- a CDS encoding acyl-CoA carboxylase subunit beta, translating to MKMTERVEKLAEQRQRNEGMGGPERIERQHAKGKLTARERLKLLFDPGTFEEMGLLAAHLGNLPEEEEDKPSPADGVITGTGEIDGRPVAAAVYDFTVFGGSIGEIGERKVARLRDLALKNRIPIVWLVDSAGARLEASAGVDPRRIASFADTGYLFREQVVMSGVVPQVAAMVGPGAAGTAYIPGLADFVPMVKGTSSLAIGGPYLVESTVGEKVSEEELGGAKVHNELSGVADAEYPDDATCVAAVREYLGFFPSHCEDKPPRRPTSDPFDRRDEDLLKIVPESPRQAFDIHKVILSLVDERKFFPMKPRWARNVVTGLARIDGYPLGIVANNSMYLGGILDVNAADKAARFINLCDAFSIPLLFLQDVPGFMVGTKVEQQGIIRHGAKMMYAAASATVPKFTVVVRKGYGAGYYVMNGRAFEPDLLVAWPGAEIAVMGPEGMVSIAARKLLQSAESPEAAAALKKELSDGLRQHIRIERTAAMAMVDDVVDPRDTRRLLARALKRTANKKVERPFRRREISPV from the coding sequence ATGAAGATGACCGAACGCGTGGAGAAGCTCGCCGAGCAGCGCCAGCGCAACGAGGGCATGGGAGGCCCCGAGCGCATCGAGCGACAGCATGCCAAGGGCAAGCTGACCGCTCGCGAGCGCCTCAAGCTGCTGTTCGACCCCGGCACCTTCGAGGAGATGGGGTTGCTTGCCGCGCACCTGGGCAACCTCCCGGAAGAAGAGGAGGACAAGCCCTCGCCCGCCGACGGCGTCATCACCGGCACGGGCGAGATTGACGGTCGCCCGGTGGCCGCCGCCGTCTACGACTTCACCGTGTTCGGGGGCTCCATCGGAGAGATTGGCGAGCGCAAGGTGGCGCGGCTTCGCGACCTCGCGCTCAAGAATCGCATCCCCATCGTGTGGCTGGTGGACTCGGCCGGCGCGCGCTTGGAGGCCTCGGCGGGCGTGGATCCGCGCCGCATCGCGAGCTTCGCGGACACGGGCTACCTCTTCCGCGAGCAGGTCGTGATGAGCGGTGTGGTGCCGCAGGTGGCCGCCATGGTGGGCCCCGGTGCCGCCGGCACGGCGTACATCCCTGGCCTCGCGGACTTCGTCCCCATGGTGAAGGGCACCAGCTCCCTGGCCATCGGCGGTCCCTACCTCGTCGAGTCCACGGTGGGCGAGAAGGTCTCCGAAGAGGAGCTGGGCGGCGCCAAGGTCCACAACGAGCTGTCGGGCGTCGCGGATGCCGAGTACCCCGATGACGCCACCTGCGTGGCCGCCGTGCGCGAGTACCTGGGCTTCTTCCCGTCGCACTGCGAGGACAAGCCGCCCCGCCGCCCCACGAGTGATCCGTTCGATCGCCGCGACGAGGACCTGCTCAAGATTGTTCCCGAGAGCCCTCGCCAGGCCTTCGACATCCACAAGGTCATCCTGTCGCTGGTGGATGAGCGGAAGTTCTTCCCCATGAAGCCGCGCTGGGCGCGCAACGTGGTGACGGGACTGGCGCGCATCGACGGCTATCCGCTGGGCATCGTGGCCAACAACTCCATGTACCTGGGCGGCATCCTCGACGTGAACGCGGCGGACAAGGCCGCGCGCTTCATCAACCTGTGTGACGCCTTCAGCATCCCCCTGCTCTTCCTGCAGGACGTCCCCGGCTTCATGGTGGGCACCAAGGTGGAGCAGCAGGGCATCATCCGCCACGGCGCCAAGATGATGTACGCGGCGGCGAGCGCCACCGTCCCCAAGTTCACCGTGGTGGTGCGCAAGGGTTACGGCGCCGGCTACTACGTGATGAACGGTCGCGCCTTCGAGCCCGACCTGCTCGTGGCCTGGCCTGGCGCGGAGATCGCCGTGATGGGCCCAGAGGGCATGGTGTCCATCGCCGCGCGCAAGCTGCTCCAGAGCGCCGAGAGCCCCGAGGCCGCCGCCGCGCTCAAGAAGGAACTCTCGGACGGCCTGCGCCAGCACATCCGCATCGAGCGCACCGCCGCCATGGCGATGGTGGATGACGTCGTGGATCCCCGCGACACGCGCCGCCTGCTCGCGCGAGCGCTCAAGCGGACCGCGAACAAGAAGGTGGAGCGCCCCTTCCGCCGCCGGGAAATCTCTCCCGTCTGA
- a CDS encoding 5'-nucleotidase C-terminal domain-containing protein: protein MERRPLFTALVLALCAPALGCLAYNDSCTPLVDDPDAVVGYLGEDVFLDKPFARHANNALGQLSADALLHAEDGSSKPAELGVVNGGSLRAEGLCVTRSSVRKGPLTDGVLHEIMLFENLVVTVDLTEKQLVDVFENSVGALYSEGQYISSPSGAFLHVSEGTSVRVDCSHTKGQRIRELKVGSRVVQIPARTDESIRYRVAMSAFLLGGGDGYGAILGSVGQDPARNPVQARKLGGTDVNLTAAYMKEKYPNASQALTEAPRVVFENCALPVRPATR, encoded by the coding sequence ATGGAACGCCGTCCACTCTTCACCGCGCTGGTGCTCGCGCTCTGCGCGCCCGCCCTCGGCTGCCTCGCGTACAACGACTCGTGCACCCCGCTCGTGGATGACCCCGACGCGGTCGTGGGGTACCTGGGCGAGGACGTCTTCTTGGACAAGCCCTTCGCCCGCCACGCGAACAACGCGCTCGGGCAGCTCTCCGCGGATGCCTTGCTGCACGCGGAGGACGGCTCGTCCAAGCCCGCCGAGCTGGGCGTCGTCAACGGTGGCTCGCTGCGCGCGGAGGGCCTGTGTGTCACGCGCTCGTCCGTGCGCAAGGGGCCGCTCACCGACGGCGTGCTGCACGAGATCATGCTCTTCGAGAACCTCGTGGTGACGGTGGACCTCACCGAGAAGCAGCTCGTGGACGTCTTCGAGAACTCGGTGGGCGCGCTGTACTCCGAGGGGCAGTACATCTCGTCGCCCTCGGGCGCGTTCCTCCACGTGTCGGAGGGGACGTCGGTGCGCGTGGACTGCTCGCACACGAAGGGCCAGCGGATCCGCGAGCTGAAGGTGGGCTCGCGCGTCGTGCAGATTCCCGCGCGCACGGATGAGTCCATCCGCTACCGCGTGGCGATGTCCGCCTTCTTGTTGGGAGGAGGGGATGGCTACGGCGCCATCCTGGGCAGCGTGGGGCAGGATCCCGCGCGCAACCCCGTGCAGGCCCGCAAGCTGGGCGGCACGGACGTGAACCTCACGGCGGCGTACATGAAGGAGAAGTATCCGAACGCGTCGCAGGCGCTGACCGAGGCGCCGCGGGTCGTGTTCGAGAACTGCGCGCTGCCCGTGCGGCCCGCCACGCGATAG
- a CDS encoding PHB depolymerase family esterase codes for MRGRGIRPLPSFTPFPWLRLGALLATVVTGCGPVGTDSAERTREPVAQTRQELTQVTGFGSNPGNLLMYRQVPANMPANAPLVVVLHGCTQSASAIESSGWTAASNVYKFYVVYAQQQSSNNSTSCFNWFEPGDSVRGGGEALSIKQMVDAMKATYSIDSARVFVSGFSAGGYMVPVMLATYPDVFAAGAINSGGPYRCANSMTEGFSCMSPGVDKTPAAWGDLVRNANPGYLGPWPRVSIWHGTSDFTVKSSNLTESMEQWTNVHGIDQVADTSDTVGGFPHKVYRNSAGTALVETYEITGMGHAVPVDPQYSFPGTSTVCGATGAYLSDVNLCGTYAQAQFFGLTETGTPPTDTTPPTVDVTAPASGNTVSGTVNVTASASDDVGVARVEFYVDGSLAGTDTTAPYALAWNTTTVANGNHALSARAFDAAGNSSTDADTSVTVSNSGGTTPTTATFSSITAEDGYVKANADGSAPVLGTLTGLALGRGTDGKQNRAILSFDTSSLPEGATLQRAFVTVTYSSGSGDPWASPANNSLVVDVNSGPFNAATLETSDWAASATASAVVGIAKFTSGTANSVDFSGAGLSSLNTAGRTQLRLRFAQDPTSTAYVFIKDGASATLTVLYTP; via the coding sequence ATGCGCGGTCGAGGCATCCGCCCACTTCCGTCGTTCACGCCGTTCCCCTGGCTGCGTCTCGGCGCGCTGCTCGCCACCGTCGTGACGGGCTGCGGTCCCGTCGGTACGGACTCCGCGGAGAGAACGCGCGAGCCCGTTGCACAGACGCGACAGGAGCTGACGCAAGTGACGGGCTTCGGCTCGAATCCCGGCAACCTGCTGATGTATCGACAGGTGCCGGCGAACATGCCCGCCAATGCGCCGCTCGTCGTCGTGCTGCATGGCTGCACGCAGAGCGCGTCGGCCATCGAGTCCAGTGGCTGGACGGCCGCGTCCAACGTCTACAAGTTCTACGTCGTCTACGCGCAGCAGCAGAGCAGCAACAACTCCACGAGCTGCTTCAACTGGTTCGAGCCCGGTGACTCAGTGCGCGGCGGGGGTGAAGCCCTGTCGATCAAGCAGATGGTGGACGCGATGAAGGCCACGTACTCCATCGACTCGGCGCGGGTGTTCGTCTCGGGGTTCTCCGCGGGCGGCTACATGGTCCCCGTCATGCTGGCCACCTACCCGGACGTGTTCGCCGCGGGCGCCATCAACTCGGGCGGCCCGTACCGCTGCGCCAACTCGATGACCGAGGGCTTCTCATGCATGAGCCCTGGCGTCGACAAGACGCCCGCGGCCTGGGGTGACCTCGTGCGCAACGCCAACCCGGGCTACTTGGGTCCGTGGCCTCGCGTCTCCATCTGGCACGGCACCAGCGACTTCACGGTGAAGTCCTCCAACCTCACGGAGTCCATGGAGCAGTGGACCAACGTGCACGGCATTGACCAGGTGGCCGACACCAGCGACACGGTCGGCGGCTTCCCTCACAAGGTCTACCGGAACAGCGCGGGCACGGCGCTCGTGGAGACCTACGAGATCACCGGCATGGGCCACGCCGTCCCGGTGGATCCGCAGTACAGCTTCCCCGGCACCAGCACCGTCTGCGGTGCCACGGGCGCGTACCTGTCCGACGTCAACCTGTGCGGCACCTACGCCCAGGCCCAGTTCTTCGGCCTGACCGAGACCGGCACCCCGCCCACCGACACCACGCCACCCACGGTGGACGTGACCGCGCCTGCCTCGGGTAACACCGTGAGCGGCACGGTCAACGTGACCGCGAGCGCGTCCGATGACGTGGGCGTGGCGCGGGTGGAGTTCTACGTGGACGGGAGCCTCGCGGGCACGGACACCACCGCGCCCTATGCGCTCGCCTGGAACACCACGACCGTCGCGAACGGCAACCACGCGTTGAGCGCCCGGGCCTTCGATGCGGCGGGCAACTCCAGCACCGACGCGGACACCTCCGTCACGGTCAGCAACAGCGGCGGCACGACGCCGACCACCGCGACCTTCTCGAGCATCACGGCCGAGGACGGCTACGTGAAGGCGAACGCGGACGGCAGTGCCCCCGTGCTGGGAACGCTCACGGGACTCGCGCTCGGACGCGGGACGGACGGCAAGCAGAACCGCGCCATCCTCTCGTTCGACACATCGAGCCTGCCCGAGGGCGCGACCTTGCAGCGCGCCTTCGTCACCGTCACGTACTCCTCCGGCTCGGGAGATCCCTGGGCGAGTCCCGCCAACAACTCGCTCGTCGTCGACGTGAACTCCGGCCCCTTCAACGCGGCCACGCTGGAGACGAGTGACTGGGCCGCGAGCGCCACGGCCAGCGCCGTCGTGGGCATCGCGAAGTTCACGTCGGGCACGGCCAACTCCGTGGACTTCTCGGGAGCGGGGCTCTCCTCGCTCAACACGGCGGGCCGCACACAGCTTCGGCTCCGCTTCGCGCAGGATCCGACCAGCACCGCGTATGTCTTCATCAAGGACGGCGCGAGCGCCACCCTCACGGTCCTCTACACGCCGTAG
- a CDS encoding SDR family oxidoreductase, with protein MDTGLSGHGVLVTGGAGGIGSALVRAFAEEGARVAVHHHANVAKAADLAREVGGVAVRADLTVEAEVDALVPAAVSGLGRLDVLVCNAGVWPPADEAVWQMSLARWRRTLAENLDSVFLSCRAFLRHVATTGSGNIVIISSTAGLFGEAGHADYAAAKGALTGGFLKSLKNELGRIAPLGRVNVVCPGWTAVDRHRNKLDDPAFVGRVTRTMPLRKVGQPEDVARVVVSLASDRISGHVTGEVITVAGGMEGRVLHEG; from the coding sequence ATGGATACGGGGCTGAGCGGCCACGGCGTGCTGGTAACAGGAGGCGCGGGCGGCATCGGCTCCGCGCTGGTGCGCGCCTTCGCGGAGGAGGGCGCGCGCGTGGCGGTCCACCACCACGCCAACGTCGCCAAGGCCGCCGACCTGGCGCGTGAGGTAGGAGGCGTGGCGGTGCGCGCGGACCTCACGGTGGAGGCCGAGGTGGATGCGCTCGTCCCCGCCGCGGTGTCGGGGCTGGGGCGCTTGGATGTGCTCGTGTGCAACGCGGGCGTGTGGCCTCCCGCCGACGAGGCCGTGTGGCAGATGTCGCTGGCCCGGTGGCGGCGCACGCTCGCCGAGAACCTGGACAGCGTGTTCCTGAGTTGCCGCGCCTTCCTTCGGCACGTGGCCACCACGGGTTCGGGCAACATCGTCATCATCAGCTCGACAGCGGGGCTGTTCGGCGAGGCGGGCCACGCGGACTACGCGGCGGCCAAGGGCGCGCTCACGGGCGGCTTCCTCAAGAGCCTGAAGAACGAGCTGGGCCGCATCGCGCCGCTGGGTCGGGTGAACGTGGTGTGCCCGGGCTGGACCGCGGTGGATCGCCACCGCAACAAGCTGGACGACCCGGCGTTCGTGGGGCGCGTCACGCGGACCATGCCGCTGCGCAAGGTGGGGCAGCCCGAGGACGTGGCGCGGGTGGTGGTGTCGCTCGCGTCAGACCGGATCAGCGGTCACGTCACCGGCGAGGTCATCACCGTTGCCGGTGGCATGGAAGGAAGGGTGTTGCATGAAGGCTGA
- a CDS encoding class I SAM-dependent methyltransferase — protein sequence MKAEVDVRAYNREAWNQEVTKGQNRWTLPVGPEVIAAARRGEWSVLLTPTKPVPRSWFGDLKGKKVLGLASAGGQQGPVFAAAGADVTVFDNSPAQLGQDRKVAEREGLNLRLVEGDMRDLSVFADESFDLIFHPCSNVFVDAIRPVWKEAFRVLRPGGVLLSGVCNPVSFLFDPVLQEQGHLQLKYTMPYSDFTSLTDEERRRYSDKGEPLCVAHSLEEQLGGQTDAGFHLIGLYEDKYMEGDRLSEFLSPFIATRALKPARP from the coding sequence ATGAAGGCTGAAGTGGATGTGCGCGCGTACAACCGCGAGGCGTGGAATCAAGAGGTCACCAAGGGGCAGAACCGCTGGACGCTGCCCGTGGGGCCTGAAGTCATCGCCGCGGCGCGTCGCGGCGAGTGGTCGGTGTTGCTGACGCCGACCAAGCCGGTGCCGAGGTCCTGGTTCGGGGACCTCAAGGGCAAGAAGGTGCTGGGGTTGGCGAGCGCAGGAGGCCAGCAGGGCCCCGTGTTCGCGGCGGCGGGCGCGGACGTCACCGTGTTCGACAACTCGCCCGCGCAGCTCGGGCAGGACCGCAAGGTGGCCGAGCGCGAGGGGCTGAATCTCCGACTCGTCGAAGGCGACATGCGCGACCTGTCTGTCTTCGCGGATGAGAGCTTCGATCTCATCTTCCACCCGTGCTCCAACGTCTTCGTGGATGCCATTCGGCCCGTCTGGAAGGAAGCCTTCCGCGTGCTGCGCCCGGGGGGAGTGCTCCTCTCTGGCGTCTGCAACCCCGTCAGCTTCCTCTTCGATCCGGTGCTGCAGGAGCAGGGGCATCTGCAACTGAAGTACACGATGCCGTACTCGGACTTCACCAGCCTGACGGATGAGGAGCGGCGCCGGTACTCCGACAAGGGCGAGCCGCTGTGCGTGGCGCACTCGCTGGAGGAACAGCTCGGCGGACAGACGGACGCGGGCTTCCACCTCATCGGGTTGTACGAGGACAAGTACATGGAGGGAGATCGCCTCTCGGAATTCCTCTCTCCCTTCATTGCTACGCGCGCGCTGAAGCCCGCTCGGCCGTAG
- a CDS encoding ChaN family lipoprotein, with translation MRASLALHLSLFRRQRAQIARVVEGRTEAFRAYEARYRRRTAAYSRVVPLAFVHQQLQASDVVYVGDYHTLPLAQQTYLELVEHALTSGRRVVLALECVEGRHQGAVDAYLAGRLPERSLFSRLGLSGASTFGPATGSRAVLAFARRHKLDVVGIDRRAQGERSLALRDAYAAERIARAARAEDRPLVLVLVGQYHLAPCHLPLQVERALGEDHARRGLVVYQNAEGLWWRLAREGRVGEAEAVELADGALCLLNASPVMCQQSFLDYLEAEAGDAPLEVDRTAAERFREMSELIGRLAGVPVGRALDSVEVTTAADSDVLARIRRRGRFTQAEVSQLRKHILTRESGYIPRARTAYLASLSLNHAAEEAAHFVRHCAVGDAMEAPRGASEAFYARCLEEALGFFGSKLVNPRRTCPGVAEWARRFGASRGVDRQVAAFVLAHKAAETEGPEEAVKLLPLRRDHLFHGVSHALGYLLGDALYRAFDAGHVDTADIRALFRDPLDDPRGAYFAWTERVHT, from the coding sequence ATGCGCGCGTCGCTCGCCCTTCACCTCTCCCTCTTCCGTCGACAGAGGGCCCAGATTGCCCGAGTCGTCGAAGGACGGACCGAGGCCTTCCGCGCCTACGAGGCTCGGTACCGCCGTCGCACCGCCGCGTATTCACGCGTGGTGCCCCTCGCGTTCGTACACCAGCAGTTGCAGGCCTCGGACGTGGTGTACGTGGGCGACTACCACACGCTGCCGCTCGCGCAGCAGACGTACCTGGAACTCGTCGAGCACGCGCTCACGTCCGGCCGCCGCGTCGTTCTCGCCCTCGAGTGCGTGGAAGGCCGGCACCAGGGTGCGGTGGACGCCTATCTCGCGGGCCGTCTCCCGGAGCGCTCGCTGTTCTCCCGGCTCGGGCTCTCCGGCGCGTCCACCTTCGGGCCCGCCACGGGCAGCCGCGCCGTCCTCGCGTTCGCGCGGCGCCACAAGCTGGACGTGGTGGGCATCGACCGCCGCGCCCAGGGTGAGCGTTCGCTCGCGCTGCGAGACGCCTATGCCGCCGAGCGCATCGCCCGCGCGGCCCGCGCCGAGGATCGCCCGCTCGTGCTCGTGCTCGTGGGCCAGTACCACCTGGCGCCCTGCCATCTTCCCCTTCAGGTCGAGCGCGCGCTGGGCGAGGACCACGCGCGCCGCGGGCTCGTCGTCTACCAGAACGCGGAAGGCCTCTGGTGGCGCCTGGCCCGCGAGGGGCGCGTGGGCGAAGCCGAGGCCGTGGAGCTGGCCGACGGCGCGCTGTGCCTCCTGAACGCCTCCCCGGTGATGTGCCAGCAGAGCTTCCTGGACTACCTGGAGGCAGAGGCGGGAGATGCGCCGCTCGAGGTGGATCGCACCGCGGCGGAGCGCTTCCGCGAGATGTCCGAACTCATTGGCCGGCTCGCGGGCGTCCCCGTCGGGCGCGCGCTGGACTCGGTGGAGGTGACGACGGCGGCGGACAGCGACGTGCTCGCGCGGATCCGTCGGCGTGGCCGCTTCACCCAGGCCGAGGTGTCCCAGCTCCGCAAGCACATCCTGACGCGCGAGAGCGGCTACATCCCCCGGGCGCGCACGGCCTACCTCGCGTCGCTCTCGCTCAATCACGCGGCGGAAGAGGCCGCGCACTTCGTCCGGCACTGCGCCGTGGGCGACGCCATGGAAGCACCCCGCGGCGCGTCCGAGGCCTTCTATGCGCGCTGCCTGGAAGAGGCGCTCGGGTTCTTCGGCTCGAAGCTGGTGAACCCGCGCCGCACCTGCCCGGGAGTGGCCGAGTGGGCTCGCCGCTTCGGTGCGTCCCGAGGCGTGGACCGCCAGGTCGCCGCGTTCGTGCTCGCGCACAAGGCGGCGGAGACCGAGGGCCCCGAGGAGGCCGTGAAGCTCCTGCCCCTGCGCCGCGATCACCTCTTCCACGGCGTGAGCCACGCGCTCGGATACCTGCTGGGCGACGCGCTCTACCGCGCCTTCGATGCGGGCCACGTGGACACCGCCGACATCCGCGCGCTGTTCCGCGACCCGCTCGATGACCCACGCGGCGCCTACTTCGCGTGGACCGAGCGCGTGCACACCTGA
- a CDS encoding TIGR04563 family protein produces the protein MAGTDKRKQSLYFPEEMLKEIQEEANRQDRSLSWVVQQAWKIARERIKSFPAVNDVTGDERQDPREE, from the coding sequence ATGGCAGGCACCGACAAGCGCAAGCAGTCGCTGTACTTCCCCGAGGAGATGTTGAAGGAGATCCAGGAGGAAGCGAACCGGCAGGACCGCTCGCTCTCGTGGGTGGTGCAGCAGGCGTGGAAGATCGCCCGTGAGCGCATCAAGTCATTCCCTGCGGTCAACGACGTGACTGGCGACGAGCGGCAGGATCCGCGCGAGGAGTAG
- a CDS encoding TIGR04563 family protein produces the protein MATTDHRKQSLYFPEEMLEEIQREANRQDRSLSWIVQQAWKVARADIRKMPSVNDVLSPLPPRHASPAPAPTASSAPVVAAAAAGEPTKT, from the coding sequence ATGGCCACCACGGACCACCGCAAGCAGTCGCTGTATTTCCCCGAGGAGATGCTCGAGGAGATCCAACGCGAAGCGAACCGACAGGATCGCTCGCTGTCGTGGATTGTGCAGCAGGCGTGGAAGGTGGCCCGGGCCGATATTCGCAAGATGCCCTCGGTCAACGACGTGCTGAGCCCGCTGCCTCCTCGGCATGCGTCCCCAGCTCCCGCGCCCACTGCGTCCTCGGCTCCCGTCGTCGCAGCAGCAGCAGCGGGCGAGCCCACGAAGACCTGA
- a CDS encoding TonB-dependent receptor gives MKTALARTISLSLVLLAGLPAWAQEPTLLHSAPPRAEANQPLRLDGTLVDGGHVLDLLIRYRGPGESYAQVAMERQYGDLYRGVIPADHLVAPGVEYYVEGVTAGGERVALFQSAARPARVLVGGEPPASRTVTEARPGSRAPSPPVETRPAPPPEETRPAPRTSASPPASRTRSTATTDDSMAALTADLPASEPAPAPRMPPAAPPPRMPPPAPPPRIASAAHESSAPESSASASREPGTRAATPRESTSSESSAPHDAHARAPGAHEPAGSSGAHSELEDDLALYSAEDTLALATRHEEKVRTVPAIGSSFGREQLRALGARTVADVLDVVPGLSVSRDVQGFHRTAIRGLRSDAEVLFLLNGHRLNNFFDGKALMNLPVENLERIEVIRGPGSALYGAGAFLGVVNIVTDRSEGVRMSASGGGFPQDGGGLALTTDGHLSAATTSGDLRLYGDADVWHQDGDSKVIEHDSLDDESLTQGIRDVLDPAGHTRDNRFLVNVGGGASYNLGGAGTLGASVRFLTEKRGALLGLFDTVGEDSELRWNVLLADLTWERDLGGSVQLRARAAYDQQSTDRLFQLTPKGFRTGAGGDQLFPSGLQEQTRVLVRTLAGTLDADVAVAQGNRLTLGLVAEQQVLARYDYETNYTLDGKLRPAFAVPEGVSDLTKLADGAATRRLTVGLSAQDQWTVIPALTLTFGVRLDATQLPTVDGAGVLNGSKFVPRINPRMGLVFSATDALVLKALYGRAFRAPTPQELVERIPDTTYNQGRFEGDPSLQPATVDTFELGVDLVQSAGDARVRLRGNVFLENFASPIVPVDTTGNIVPLENRELGVRVYGVEGEARLEASRRAAAWINASVSRAQDLELPSQSRLLTDVPQARFNAGVSMPIGDWVNFDVILRSGAERRNNSRSTLELIRRYKIPAYSLITAQLRTEPLMDHWEVALVAQNLFDHDFRDDVPRPDRVTGLLPREGVSGYLTVRARY, from the coding sequence TTGAAGACCGCACTCGCTCGCACGATCTCCCTCTCCCTCGTGCTCCTCGCTGGGCTGCCCGCATGGGCCCAGGAGCCGACGCTGCTGCATTCCGCGCCCCCCCGCGCCGAGGCCAATCAGCCCCTGCGCTTGGACGGAACGCTGGTGGACGGCGGGCACGTGCTCGACCTGCTCATCCGCTACCGAGGCCCGGGCGAGTCCTACGCCCAGGTGGCGATGGAGCGGCAGTACGGGGACCTCTACCGCGGCGTCATTCCCGCGGATCATCTGGTGGCACCGGGCGTCGAGTACTACGTGGAGGGCGTCACCGCGGGCGGTGAGCGGGTGGCCCTCTTCCAGTCCGCGGCCCGCCCCGCGCGCGTCCTCGTCGGGGGTGAGCCGCCCGCGTCTCGGACCGTGACGGAGGCGCGGCCCGGGAGCCGCGCCCCGTCGCCTCCGGTGGAGACGCGGCCCGCGCCGCCCCCCGAGGAGACTCGCCCCGCGCCGCGCACGAGCGCATCGCCCCCCGCCTCGCGCACGCGGAGCACCGCCACGACCGATGACTCGATGGCCGCGCTCACCGCGGACCTCCCTGCGTCGGAGCCGGCGCCCGCGCCCCGCATGCCGCCCGCGGCTCCGCCCCCGCGCATGCCTCCGCCCGCACCGCCGCCGCGCATCGCCTCGGCGGCGCATGAGTCCAGCGCTCCGGAGTCCTCCGCCTCGGCGTCCCGGGAGCCTGGCACTCGCGCCGCGACGCCGCGCGAGTCCACTTCCTCGGAGTCCTCGGCGCCGCATGACGCTCACGCGCGCGCCCCGGGGGCGCACGAGCCTGCTGGGTCGTCGGGCGCGCACTCGGAGCTGGAGGATGATCTCGCGCTCTACAGCGCCGAGGACACCCTGGCGTTGGCCACGCGCCACGAGGAGAAGGTGCGGACCGTTCCGGCCATTGGGTCTTCCTTCGGGCGAGAGCAGCTCCGGGCGCTGGGGGCGAGGACGGTGGCGGACGTGCTCGACGTGGTCCCGGGCCTGTCGGTCAGCCGTGACGTGCAGGGCTTCCACCGCACCGCGATTCGCGGCCTGCGCAGCGACGCGGAGGTGCTCTTCCTCCTCAACGGGCACCGGCTGAACAACTTCTTCGACGGCAAGGCGCTGATGAACCTGCCGGTGGAGAACCTGGAGCGCATCGAAGTCATCCGCGGCCCCGGCTCGGCGCTCTATGGCGCGGGCGCGTTCCTGGGCGTGGTCAACATCGTCACGGACCGCTCCGAGGGCGTCCGCATGTCGGCGTCGGGGGGCGGCTTCCCTCAGGATGGCGGGGGACTGGCGCTCACCACGGATGGCCACCTGTCCGCCGCGACCACGTCGGGCGATCTGCGCCTGTATGGGGACGCGGACGTGTGGCACCAGGATGGTGACTCGAAGGTCATCGAGCACGACTCGCTCGATGACGAGTCGCTGACCCAGGGCATCCGCGATGTGTTGGATCCCGCGGGCCACACGCGCGACAACCGCTTCCTCGTCAACGTGGGCGGTGGCGCGAGCTACAACCTGGGCGGCGCGGGGACACTGGGCGCCTCGGTGCGCTTCCTCACCGAGAAGCGCGGCGCGTTGCTGGGCCTCTTCGACACGGTGGGCGAGGACTCGGAGCTGCGTTGGAACGTGCTCCTCGCGGACCTCACGTGGGAGCGCGACCTGGGCGGGAGCGTCCAGCTTCGGGCGCGGGCCGCGTATGATCAGCAGTCCACCGACCGCCTGTTCCAGCTGACGCCCAAGGGCTTCCGCACGGGCGCTGGCGGCGACCAGCTCTTCCCGTCGGGGCTCCAGGAGCAGACGCGGGTGCTCGTGCGCACGCTGGCGGGCACGCTGGATGCGGACGTCGCGGTGGCGCAGGGCAACCGGTTGACGCTGGGGCTGGTGGCCGAGCAGCAGGTGCTCGCGCGCTACGACTACGAGACGAACTACACGCTGGATGGGAAGCTGCGGCCCGCCTTCGCGGTGCCCGAGGGCGTGTCGGACCTGACGAAGCTCGCGGATGGCGCGGCCACGCGGCGGCTGACGGTGGGCCTGTCGGCGCAGGACCAGTGGACGGTCATCCCGGCCCTGACGCTCACGTTCGGCGTGCGCCTGGACGCCACGCAGCTGCCCACGGTGGATGGCGCGGGTGTCCTCAATGGCTCCAAGTTCGTCCCGCGGATCAATCCGCGCATGGGCCTGGTGTTCTCGGCCACCGACGCGCTGGTGCTCAAGGCCCTCTACGGGCGCGCCTTCCGCGCTCCCACACCGCAGGAGCTGGTGGAGCGCATCCCCGACACGACCTACAACCAGGGGCGCTTCGAGGGCGACCCGAGCCTCCAGCCCGCCACGGTGGACACCTTCGAGCTGGGCGTGGACCTGGTGCAGTCGGCGGGGGATGCGCGCGTGCGCTTGCGCGGCAACGTGTTCCTGGAGAACTTCGCGTCGCCCATCGTCCCGGTGGACACCACGGGCAACATCGTCCCGCTGGAGAACCGCGAGCTGGGCGTGCGCGTGTACGGCGTGGAGGGCGAGGCGCGGCTGGAGGCGTCTCGTCGCGCCGCGGCGTGGATCAACGCGAGCGTCTCCCGCGCGCAGGACCTGGAGCTGCCGAGCCAGTCCCGCTTGCTGACGGACGTGCCGCAGGCGCGCTTCAACGCGGGCGTGTCCATGCCCATCGGGGACTGGGTGAACTTCGATGTCATCCTTCGCTCCGGAGCCGAGCGGCGCAACAACAGCCGCTCCACGCTGGAGCTGATCCGCCGCTACAAGATTCCCGCCTACAGCCTCATCACGGCGCAGCTGCGCACCGAGCCGCTGATGGACCACTGGGAAGTCGCCCTGGTGGCGCAGAACCTCTTCGACCATGACTTCCGGGACGATGTGCCGCGCCCGGACCGAGTCACCGGATTGCTGCCGCGTGAGGGAGTCTCTGGCTATCTCACCGTGAGGGCCCGCTACTGA